One window of the Trifolium pratense cultivar HEN17-A07 linkage group LG2, ARS_RC_1.1, whole genome shotgun sequence genome contains the following:
- the LOC123907881 gene encoding heat shock 70 kDa protein 8: protein MGEPAYTVASDSETTGEEKTLPLPEIAIGIDIGTSQCSVAVWNGSQVELLKNKRNQKLMKSFVTFKDESPSGGVTSQFSHEHEMLSGDTIFNMKRLIGRVDTDPVVHASKNLPFLVQTLDIGVRPFIAALVNNVWRSTTPEEVLAMFLVELRLMTESHLKRPIRNVVLTVPVSFSRFQLTRLERACAMAGLHVLRLMPEPTAVALLYGQQQQKASQETMGSGSEKIALIFNMGAGYCDVAVTATAGGVSQIKALAGNTIGGEDLLQNMMRHLLPDSENIFKRHGVEEIKSMALLRVATQDAIHQLSTQTSVQVDVDLGDGVKICKVVDRAEFEEVNKEVFEKCESLIIQCLHDAKVDVEDVNDVIVVGGCSYIPRVKNLVSKICKVTEVYKGINPLEGAVCGAAMEGAVASGIIDPFGNLDLLTIQATPLAIGIQADGNKFVPVIPRNTTMPARKDLLFTTIHDNQTEALILVYEGEGKKAEENHLLGYFKIMGIPTAPKGVPEINVCMDIDAANVLRVLAGVVMPGSRTPAVPVMEVRMPMVDDGHGWCAEALNRTYGATMDLVTLKKA from the coding sequence ATGGGAGAACCTGCATATACTGTGGCATCTGACAGTGAAACTACTGGGGAGGAAAAGACCTTACCTCTTCCTGAAATAGCAATTGGAATCGACATTGGCACTTCACAGTGCAGTGTTGCTGTGTGGAATGGTTCCCAAGTGGAGcttttgaaaaacaaaagaaatcagAAGCTTATGAAATCATTTGTCACTTTCAAAGATGAATCCCCTTCTGGTGGAGTTACCAGTCAATTCTCCCACGAGCATGAAATGCTGTCCGGAGATACAATTTTCAACATGAAACGCCTGATTGGAAGAGTTGATACTGACCCTGTAGTCCATGCAAGTAAAAATCTCCCATTTCTAGTGCAGACGTTGGACATTGGCGTTCGGCCCTTTATTGCTGCTTTAGTGAACAATGTCTGGAGATCCACCACTCCAGAAGAAGTCCTTGCAATGTTTCTGGTGGAGTTAAGACTGATGACGGAATCTCATCTTAAACGACCGATAAGAAATGTAGTGCTTACGGTTCCAGTTTCCTTCAGTCGTTTCCAGCTGACTCGTCTTGAGCGTGCTTGTGCAATGGCTGGTCTTCATGTTCTCAGACTAATGCCTGAACCAACAGCAGTGGCATTGTTGTATGGACAGCAACAACAGAAAGCTTCTCAAGAAACTATGGGCAGTGGAAGTGAGAAAATTGCTCTCATTTTCAATATGGGTGCGGGTTATTGTGATGTTGCTGTGACTGCTACCGCTGGAGGAGTGTCCCAGATAAAAGCCTTGGCAGGAAATACCATTGGTGGAGAAGATTTGCTTCAGAATATGATGCGTCATCTCTTACCGGATTCTGAAAATATATTCAAGCGTCACGGGGTtgaagaaattaaatcaatggcATTGCTTCGAGTTGCAACCCAGGATGCAATTCATCAGCTTTCCACCCAAACAAGTGTTCAGGTAGATGTAGATTTGGGAGATGGTGTGAAGATATGCAAGGTTGTTGACAGGGCAGAGTTTGAGGAGGTGAACAAAGAGGTATTTGAAAAGTGTGAAAGCCTTATCATCCAGTGTTTACATGATGCAAAGGTAGACGTTGAGGACGTAAATGATGTGATAGTTGTTGGGGGATGTTCTTATATCCCAAGGGTGAAGAATCTTGTTAGCAAAATATGCAAAGTAACAGAAGTTTATAAAGGTATAAATCCTTTAGAAGGTGCGGTTTGTGGTGCAGCGATGGAAGGAGCTGTTGCTTCAGGCATTATCGATCCCTTTGGAAATTTGGACTTATTAACCATTCAAGCCACTCCTCTTGCCATTGGAATTCAAGCTGATGGAAACAAGTTTGTTCCTGTAATTCCGAGGAACACGACAATGCCTGCGCGTAAGGATCTACTTTTTACTACTATTCATGATAATCAAACTGAGGCATTGATACTTGTGTACGAAGGTGAGGGAAAGAAGGCAGAAGAAAACCACCTGTTGGGATATTTCAAGATAATGGGAATACCAACAGCACCCAAAGGAGTTCCTGAAATCAATGTGTGCATGGACATAGATGCTGCAAACGTGCTGAGAGTTTTAGCTGGTGTCGTGATGCCTGGATCTCGTACACCTGCAGTTCCTGTTATGGAAGTGCGGATGCCGATGGTTGATGATGGCCATGGTTGGTGTGCTGAGGCCCTAAATAGAACCTATGGTGCCACAATGGATTTGGTTACCCTCAAGAAGGCATGA